One Flavobacterium cerinum genomic window, TATATTTACTATTGTCGATATTAACGGTAAAGAGGTATTGCGACAACAGGTAAGTAATGCAAAATTATTGGAAACAATTAATATTGCTAAACTTAGCAAAGGTATGTATATGGGAATCCTGGAAACGGGTGAACACCGTGTTACTAAAAAGATTCTAATTGAATAAGTTACGCATAAAAAAACAGCCTGATTATTAATCAGGCTGTTTTTTTATTATAATTTCTCTTTTAAATATTTTCCGGTTGCGGAATCTTTATTTCGGGCCACTTCCTCCGGCGTACCGAAAGCGATTAGTTTTCCGCCGTTTTCACCACCTTCGGGACCAATGTCGATAATATAATCGGCACATTTGATCAGATCAAGATTGTGTTCGATTACAATTATGGAATGCCCTTTATCGAGTAGCGCATCAAAAGAAGCCAGTAATTTTTTGATATCGTGAAAATGCAATCCGGTTGTCGGTTCGTCAAATACGAATAATGCTTTTTCTTTGGTTACCCCTTTGACTAAGAAAGAAGCTAGTTTAATACGTTGGGCTTCTCCTCCGGATAAGGTAGAAGAAGATTGTCCTAATTGTACATATCCCAAGCCTACATCTTGTAACGGTTGTAATTTTTGAGTGATTTTGGTTTGCTTATGCAGATTGAAAAATGCGATGGCATCATCAATCGTCATCGTTAAAACATCATCAATATTTTTGTTTTCGAAGTTAACCTCAAGTATCTCTTTTTTAAATCGTTTTCCGTTACAGGTTTCACATTCCAAATGAACATCGGCCATAAACTGCATTTCGATAGTCACGGAACCTTCTCCTTTACAGGTTTCACATCGTCCGCCGTCTACGTTAAATGAAAAGTGTTTCGGTTGATAGGCTCTCATTTTCGAAACCGGCTGCTTGGAAAACAGATCCCGGATATCATCATACGCTTTGATATACGTTACCGGGTTGGAACGGGAACTACGACCAATAGGATTCTGGTCGACATATTCAATATGTTTGATATGCGAATAGCTTCCTTTTAATTCACTGAATTGTCCTGCTTTTTCTCCAACGCCTTCCAGTTGTTTTTGGATGGCCGGAAAAAGGATTTTTTTAACCAATGTACTTTTTCCGCTTCCGGAAACCCCGGTGATTACTGTCAGACACTCTAAAGGAAATGTTACATCAATATTTTTCAAGTTGTTTTCCCTCGCTCCGACAACATCAATATGGTTTTTGAATTTTCTCCTTTTTTTCGGAACTTCAATTTCCATCGTTCCGTTTAAATATTGAGCGGTTAACGAATCAGCCTGTAGTATTTCATCATACGTACCTTGAGCGACCAAATGTCCGCCATAAGTTCCGGCTTCGGGTCCGATATCGATAATCATATCTGCGGCTTTCATGATATCCTCATCGTGTTCGACAACGATAACAGTATTTCCGAGATTACGAAGGTCTTCCAGTACTTTAATCAGTCGTTCCGTATCTTTCGGGTGTAAGCCGATACTGGGCTCATCCAGAATATACATGGATCCGACAAGGCTACTTCCCAGTGAAGTTGCCAGGTTAATACGTTGCGATTCTCCTCCGGATAACGTAGCGGAATTACGGTTTAAGGACAGATAATTTAATCCTACTTCATCTAAAAAGCGCAAACGGTTATTGATTTCAATTAAAAGACGTTTGGCTACTTTCTGATCATATTCAGATAGTGTAAGCTCTTTAAAAAACACAATCAGATTTTTGATCGGTAAATCAACCAGATCAGAAATTGTTTTTTCGCCTACTTTCACATAGTTAGCTTCAGGGCGTAATCGTTTTCCTTTACAGGTATTACATTTTGTTTTTCCGCGGTAACGCGATAACATTACCCGGTTTTGAATTTTATAATTCTTTTCTTCCAGTTCCTGAAAAAAATCATCCAGACCGGTAAAAAAATTATTTCCTTTCCACAGCAGGTTTTTTTGTTCTTCCGATAACTCGAAAAAGGGCTTGTGGATCGGAAAATCAAATTTATAGGCATTATTAACTAATTGATCGCGATACCAGCCCATACTTTCGCCACGCCACGGATAAATAGCATTTTCATATACGGACAATGCGGTATTCGGAATCACAAGCTCTTCATCAATACCGATTACATTTCCGTAGCCTTCACATTTCGGACAAGCACCATACGGGTTGTTAAAGCTGAATAAATGAACATTGGGTTCCAAAAACAGTATACCGTCCATTTCAAAATTATTACTGAAAATAATTCGTTTTTCGCTGTTCAGTTCCTGTAGGTAACATTCGCCTTTTCCTTCGTAAAAAGCGGTTTGTGCGGCATCGGCTAACCGATTGTAAAATTCCTCTTCTTCTTTGACGATAATACGGTCAATGATTAGGAGTATATCTTTATTGTCTAATGTATGTTGGTCGATCTCATCAAGACGAACCATTTGATTATCAATCAGTATTCGGGCAAAACCTTGCTGTAGTAAGACTTTTAATTTGTCTTCCAGTTTTCGTCCTTCTTCCAGATGGATAGGAGATAATAGCATCCATTTGCTTTCCAACGGAAGTTTTTTGACTTCGTTAACGACATCTGTAACAGTGTCTTTTTTAACTTCTCTACCGGTAACAGGAGAAAAAGTTTTTCCGATTCGGGCATAAAGCAATTTCAGGTAATCGTAAATTTCGGTGGAAGTTCCTACCGTCGAACGGGCGTTGGTTGTATTTACTTTTTGTTCGATGGCAATAGCCGGTGCGATTCCTTTAATATATTCCACTTTGGGTTTATCCAGCCTTCCTAAAAACTGACGGGCATAGGAGGACAAACTTTCTACATAACGGCGCTGTCCTTCGGCATATAAAGTGTCGAAAGCCAGACTCGATTTTCCGGAACCGGATAAACCGGTAATCACAACCAATTTGTTCCGCGGAATCGCTACATCAATGTTTTTTAAATTGTGTAATTGAGCCCCTTTGATAATAATGTTTTTTTTAGGCTCCAGAGTGGTGATGTCAGTTTTCATAGATTACAAAGATAAGCAAAAAGGGAATTTTTTGGTATAATAATATAATTCCCGAAAAAAAGAAGTTTCCTTTGTGAGACCCCGTTAAAAGTAGTGGTATCACTGAGATTTTCCTAAAAAATGGAGGATTTTACTACAGGAAAATATGTTAATTTTTAAAAAACGGTTGCGATGTAACAAAAAATTATGTTATATTTGGCTTAACATTAATTCCAATTTAACATTTGCCTATAGGATAAAAATACTTTTTAGACACTATTTTCTCAAAGAACCAAACCAAAAACTAAAAGGTATTATTATGGCTAATGTTGTACTTCCAGACGCTGTCTTAGTAAAAAATTATGTAGGGGGAGATGAAACTGCTTTGGCTACATTAATTGAAAGACATCAATCCAAAATTTATGGCTTTATTTATTCTAAAGTGATGGACAGGGAAATAACAGAAGATATTTTTCAGGACACTTTTATTAAAGTCATCAAAACGTTGAAATCGAAAAATTACAACGAAGAGGGAAAATTTCTGCCTTGGGTAATGCGTATTTCGCATAATCTGATCGTGGATTATTTTAGAAAATCAAAAAAAATGCCTTATCACAGGGAAACGGAAGAATTTTCTATTTTCTCTATTATGACGGATAACAGCCCGAACGTTGAAAGTAGAATTATCAGTGAACAGGTTGAAGTGGATCTGCAACGTCTTATCGAAGAACTTCCTGAGGATCAGAAAGAAGTGTTAGTAATGCGTATGTATCAGGATCTCAGCTTTAAAGAAATCGCTGATTTAACAGGAGTAAGTATTAATACTGCACTGGGACGTATGCGTTATGCATTAATGAATCTTAGAAAAGTAATTGAAAAGAATCAAATAATTTTGACGAACTAAACAATATTAGTGCTGAAGTTGCGTTATTGTGTATATATCCTAAATCACAAGTATGGCAAAACTTTACTCTAAGAAAAAAACAGCAAGTCAGACCATGTTACCTAAAAAAGAAACTATAAGTTTTTTACTCAGCTATTCAAAAGCGTTGAGTATTGTCAAAGTAGGCGATTTGACGTTTGAAAACCTTGCTAATTAAGGAAACATCCCGATGCTATGAGTATCGGGATGTTTTTTATTTAAGCGGTTTGGTTTTCTTTTTATAATAGTCATCGATAACCGATTTTCTACCGATGGTCTGGGTGATAATATCTTTTTCAAGATCCCATCCTCTGGCCGGTGAGTATTCTCTTCCGTACCAGATAATCTGTAAATGAAGATCGTTCCATAAATCTCTGGGAAAAATACGTTTGGCATCTTTTTCGGTTTGCTGAACATTCTTTCCGTTTGAAAGATTCCAACGGTACATCAGACGATGAATGTGAGTGTCTACCGGAAACGCAGGAACACCGAATGCCTGTGACATGACCACACTGGCTGTTTTATGACCTACAGCCGGAAGCGCTTCCAATGCATCAAAATCCTTTGGTACTTCACCGTTGTGCTTTTCAATCAGAATTTGAGATAAACCGTAAATTCCTTTCGATTTCATCGGCGATAATCCGCAGGGTCTGATAATTTCCTTAATTTCTTCTACACTCATTTTAACCATATCATACGGATTATCCGCTTTAGCAAAAAGCAAAGGCGTAATCTGGTTTACGCGTACATCTGTACATTGTGCTGATAATAAAACGGCAATCAGAAGGGTATAGGGATCTTTATGGTCTAATGGAATCGGAATTTCCGGATAAATTTCGTTTAACGTTCTTATAACAAAATCGACTTTGTCTTCTTTGGTCATTTTTCCTACTTTTATAAAAACAAATATACGGTTATGATGACATTAAAAAAAGGAGATAAGGCTCCGAATTTTTCAGGAGTGGATCAGGATGGGAAAACACATACACTGACCGATTATAAAGGGAAAAAACTGGTAGTGTTTTTTTATCCGAAAGCCAATACACCGGGCTGTACAGCGGAAGCGTGTGATTTAAGAGACAATTTTGAACGTTTTAAGGCAAATAATTACGAACTGTTAGGTGTGAGTGCCGATAGTGCAAAAGCGCAAGGGAAATTTAAAGATAAGTATGAATTTCCGTTTCCGTTATTGGCCGATGAAGACAAAACGGTTATCAATGCTTTTGGTGTTTGGGGACCGAAAAAGTTTATGGGTAGGGAATATGACGGAATTCACAGAACAACTTTTGTGATTGATGAAAACGGTGTGATTGAGGATGTAATTACGCAGGTTAAAACCAAAGCACATGCGGATCAGATTTTAAAATAAAAATGAAAAGGCCGGAATTTAATTCCGGCCTTTTGCTATAGAAAATTGATTTATTGTTCGATTTCGTTGGTTTCGCCACAGCTAAAAAGATGATCGCGTTTAATTAATTCGGATATCCCTTCGGGTAGCATATCTTCCCATCCTTCTTGTCCTTCGTGAATCATTTTTAAAACTTCACGGGAGAATATTTTCAGGTGCTCTTTATCAAAATCGGTAATGTCTACTACTTTTCCGTTATAGGCGAAGAACTTGTACAGCTCTTTCATTCGCGGATGTACTTTTAGATTTTGCGAAGTGATAACATTGCCTTCTTCGTCTTCCATCGGATAAAGGAATACTTTTAAGTCACGGTAGAATAATTTACCGAATGCTTCCAGAATTCCTCCGCTAAGGTGACGGTAATATTTCTCGTCAAAAATATCAATCAGGTTACTTACGCCCATTGCTAATCCCATTCTTGCTTTCGAGTATTCTGAAAAATATTCGACTACTTTATAGTATTCCTGGAAATTTGAAATCATTACGGTTTGGCCTAATGAACAAAGTAATTCGGCACGATCCATAAAGTCACGCTCATCGATTTCACCCTCGGAACGAAGGTTGGATAAGGTGATTTCAAAAATAACCATGGTGTTATCCTTGTCTACTTTTTTCTCCTTTAGGAACATTTCGTATGACTTTTGGTACATATCCATGTTCACTTTGGTTACCGGACGGAAACTTCCGCGTAATGCCAAAATATTTTTGCGATACAGAATAGATGCCGGTAAAATGTTGTTACCGTTCGGATCAAACATTACAGCATCAGTCATTCCGTTTTTAACAAGTTGTAAACTCATCAAACGATTGTCGACCTCTTTAAAACGCGGACCGGAAAAGTTAATAGTATCAATTTCTAATTGATCTTTGTCCAGGTGATCGTATAAGTAACGAAGTAATTTTTTAGGATCGTTGTATTTATAAAAGGCTCCGTAAATAAGATTTACGCCCAAAATACCTAATGTTTCCTGTTGTAGTCGGGAATCGGTTTCTTTAAAACGAATGTGAAGGATAATTTCGTTATAATCTTCTTCCGGATCCAGTTGGTATTTTATTCCGACCCAACCGTGGCCTTTGTATTGTTTAGCAAAATCGATAGTTGCTACCGTATTGGCATAGCTAAAGAACATTTTGCTGGGATGTTTATCTCTTTTTAAACGTTCTTCCACAAGTTGAATTTCGTGGGATAACATTTTTTTTAAACGACTTTCAGTAACATAGCGACCATCGTCTTCTACACCGTAAATTGCGTCACTAAAGTCTTTATCATAAGCAGACATCGCTTTTGCAATCGTTCCGGAAGATCCTCCGGCTCTGAAAAAATGTCTTACCGTTTCCTGTCCGGCTCCGATCTCTGCAAAAGTCCCGTAAATGTTTTTGTTGAGATTGATACGGAGTGCTTTCTCTTTCAGAGCAGGAATATGTTCTATTTCCCGGTCACCCTTAAGAGTAATTTCGTTATCTGTGTTTTTCATAAATGCCATAATACTGCAAAGTTAACAAAATAGGCAGTCTAATAAAAGCTAAATAATCCTATTTTTAATGTTAAAATAGATGTCGGTTATCATAAAAAACAGATAATCAGTGTTTTTTTTCTCAAGTGTGCGACTATAAAAAACAATGCCGGTCAGTTACGACCGGCATTACCAAAAAACTTAAGTAAGGATTAATCATACTATTTCAAGGCAACCTGAAACAGTATTATTGTCATCTTCTGTAAAAGAAAATTATATTTCATTTTTGAATACCACACTTATTTTGTTTCGGATCATTGTGTGTTCCAAAAAGCGAAAG contains:
- a CDS encoding endonuclease III domain-containing protein, which encodes MTKEDKVDFVIRTLNEIYPEIPIPLDHKDPYTLLIAVLLSAQCTDVRVNQITPLLFAKADNPYDMVKMSVEEIKEIIRPCGLSPMKSKGIYGLSQILIEKHNGEVPKDFDALEALPAVGHKTASVVMSQAFGVPAFPVDTHIHRLMYRWNLSNGKNVQQTEKDAKRIFPRDLWNDLHLQIIWYGREYSPARGWDLEKDIITQTIGRKSVIDDYYKKKTKPLK
- the bcp gene encoding thioredoxin-dependent thiol peroxidase, producing MMTLKKGDKAPNFSGVDQDGKTHTLTDYKGKKLVVFFYPKANTPGCTAEACDLRDNFERFKANNYELLGVSADSAKAQGKFKDKYEFPFPLLADEDKTVINAFGVWGPKKFMGREYDGIHRTTFVIDENGVIEDVITQVKTKAHADQILK
- a CDS encoding RNA polymerase sigma factor, translated to MANVVLPDAVLVKNYVGGDETALATLIERHQSKIYGFIYSKVMDREITEDIFQDTFIKVIKTLKSKNYNEEGKFLPWVMRISHNLIVDYFRKSKKMPYHRETEEFSIFSIMTDNSPNVESRIISEQVEVDLQRLIEELPEDQKEVLVMRMYQDLSFKEIADLTGVSINTALGRMRYALMNLRKVIEKNQIILTN
- a CDS encoding TonB-dependent receptor, which translates into the protein MKNTDNEITLKGDREIEHIPALKEKALRINLNKNIYGTFAEIGAGQETVRHFFRAGGSSGTIAKAMSAYDKDFSDAIYGVEDDGRYVTESRLKKMLSHEIQLVEERLKRDKHPSKMFFSYANTVATIDFAKQYKGHGWVGIKYQLDPEEDYNEIILHIRFKETDSRLQQETLGILGVNLIYGAFYKYNDPKKLLRYLYDHLDKDQLEIDTINFSGPRFKEVDNRLMSLQLVKNGMTDAVMFDPNGNNILPASILYRKNILALRGSFRPVTKVNMDMYQKSYEMFLKEKKVDKDNTMVIFEITLSNLRSEGEIDERDFMDRAELLCSLGQTVMISNFQEYYKVVEYFSEYSKARMGLAMGVSNLIDIFDEKYYRHLSGGILEAFGKLFYRDLKVFLYPMEDEEGNVITSQNLKVHPRMKELYKFFAYNGKVVDITDFDKEHLKIFSREVLKMIHEGQEGWEDMLPEGISELIKRDHLFSCGETNEIEQ
- the uvrA gene encoding excinuclease ABC subunit UvrA, giving the protein MKTDITTLEPKKNIIIKGAQLHNLKNIDVAIPRNKLVVITGLSGSGKSSLAFDTLYAEGQRRYVESLSSYARQFLGRLDKPKVEYIKGIAPAIAIEQKVNTTNARSTVGTSTEIYDYLKLLYARIGKTFSPVTGREVKKDTVTDVVNEVKKLPLESKWMLLSPIHLEEGRKLEDKLKVLLQQGFARILIDNQMVRLDEIDQHTLDNKDILLIIDRIIVKEEEEFYNRLADAAQTAFYEGKGECYLQELNSEKRIIFSNNFEMDGILFLEPNVHLFSFNNPYGACPKCEGYGNVIGIDEELVIPNTALSVYENAIYPWRGESMGWYRDQLVNNAYKFDFPIHKPFFELSEEQKNLLWKGNNFFTGLDDFFQELEEKNYKIQNRVMLSRYRGKTKCNTCKGKRLRPEANYVKVGEKTISDLVDLPIKNLIVFFKELTLSEYDQKVAKRLLIEINNRLRFLDEVGLNYLSLNRNSATLSGGESQRINLATSLGSSLVGSMYILDEPSIGLHPKDTERLIKVLEDLRNLGNTVIVVEHDEDIMKAADMIIDIGPEAGTYGGHLVAQGTYDEILQADSLTAQYLNGTMEIEVPKKRRKFKNHIDVVGARENNLKNIDVTFPLECLTVITGVSGSGKSTLVKKILFPAIQKQLEGVGEKAGQFSELKGSYSHIKHIEYVDQNPIGRSSRSNPVTYIKAYDDIRDLFSKQPVSKMRAYQPKHFSFNVDGGRCETCKGEGSVTIEMQFMADVHLECETCNGKRFKKEILEVNFENKNIDDVLTMTIDDAIAFFNLHKQTKITQKLQPLQDVGLGYVQLGQSSSTLSGGEAQRIKLASFLVKGVTKEKALFVFDEPTTGLHFHDIKKLLASFDALLDKGHSIIVIEHNLDLIKCADYIIDIGPEGGENGGKLIAFGTPEEVARNKDSATGKYLKEKL